The Astyanax mexicanus isolate ESR-SI-001 chromosome 8, AstMex3_surface, whole genome shotgun sequence sequence TGGAATACTGATTCATTTGACcactttttcactatttaatTACCTCCAGATGCCTCCAGAGAAGTCGACACCACTTCTGGACAAGTTTAACATAGGGCTCCTGTAGGCATTCTTTAATGTGACTTGTTAGTGCTCGACAAATATTTGCCAATGTAATTTCTTGCAAACACACTGTAGTTCTATAAGCTACATATATGTTGAATGAAGGTTCTTAATGCAGAACCGTCTGTCTGAGGGACCTGAGATCACTGCACTTATGTCCTTTACACACAAATTCCTACTGGTTCCTCGAACATTACGCactggagagaaaaaaatatgtataccccttttttaaacacatattttGTTGATGTCACTTGTGGAAatcacaatattatttatttgttttaactaATTACTAGTCTCAAATGTCCCATGTACCCTGTCCCAACTTTTGAAATGTGTTGCACACCTGAAATGTAGGAagggatgtatattaataaagacaaaacatgttaaacatttggTTAAAATTGTTTGAAATACAATGCAAGTCAAGGTAAATGTAATAAAGACTGTTGGCCACACTGTATCAAGTACccagacaccccttctaatatgtaaattcagctcattttttaagtGCACACAATGCAGATACAGCCTGCTTATCTATTCTTCTCTGAACACAAATATAAATAGAGATTagatataaaagaaaaaagtcaAACCCACCAGGAGATACGTTGCAATGGCCACATCTTCAAAGACAAATTTCTCAGGATCAGTAACTTCAGGCCAGACCTACAACAAGATTTCACTAACTGTATTATCctttaaataaggaaaaaaacatcATTCAGGCTGTGAAAATGTTTTGGTCTTTGTTAGGAACTGAAATCTGAAATCAGTATCCTAACTATCCATAAATTATTCCCAATCACAATGTCACATTCTGCACAAAGCTACAATCTTAATATTAACATCTAAAACATTTCCTTACCTTTACAATGTCTTTGTATTTGGTCTTCAGCTCCTGGTAGAGAATGCTGTACTTCTCCACAGGAATGAGGGACAGAGTGCTCTTGAACTCACTGCTTTTGTTATCTGTGGCCCAGCGTGCTAGTTTAGGAAGAAGCTCTGCTTCCAGCCAGGACAGTTTGGGGTAGGTCACACCATCACTGTACCACTGATCAGGGTTCAGGGCATGGAGAGACAGCACACTAcacaacacaagaaaaaaaaaagagactcaCACAACAGTCTAACAGCAGTCTTTATAATTGCACAGACgtaatttttagaccaaaaagaAATTCCACTTCACCCATAAGTAGTCAATTCTCTGAGACATGGTTGATGTTTGCTTTGGCCACAAGACAATACTGTTGGTTTGTTCATTTTTCAGCTACCatttatttaccatttatttACTTCATTAATAAATAATGTCTATTTAGAGTAATGaaatggaaatatatatacattagatTTAGAATTTCTAGGAATTATACTTTCAAATGTCTACTCATCAGTGTTATATTAGTTACCATGTACAGTAATTCATTAATCTGAGTTTTAAGAGTAAAGCAAATTACCTATACAAAATAGGTATGTACACAAAATCAACTGTTCAGTTTGCAGCACAGTTTGGACATCATGGTTTCAATCTTGGACTAATCTAACTTTGATACAAACATTTTGATTTGAAACAATATCCATTTAGTGCTGTATAACCCCTCCTAATCAAACAGGAATCactaaaagctgaaatgttgtaCTGTTACAATTACAGCAGGTActtacatcagctggttcttctgaagaccatgggaagaccaaaattaattttcattatttgtttttctgtatatttaatcttaCTGTAACTATGACTATGACCATTTcttaaaatgtaaacttttttgaCAGAAAAACTAAAGGAattagtgaacttgcttttaaacatgctttttaaatgtcacgtgTTTTGTAACCATTTACGGCTTACCTAAatagtaaagctgcctgagatttaCCAGTACGTGTTTAAAATAGCTGAATACATTTGTTATTAGTTTCAcagttgaaaaaaagattttaaaaaatccaaagtttaatttggaagagttacaacaagcaaattgcACCCATTCGATGGAATGGCCTGTATGTTTTAACTggtgagttttattttttttttacatgagccTTCTTGGGAATCTTACCTCTCCTTCGCAcatccatataaatataaatttttttattcataatatttgAAATGACATGtttgtgcaaaataaataaaaataaatgtatgagCTCACCAGTCACCTGACTCCTCCTCAAACTGGATCTGATAAATATTACTTTTCTTGAGAATAACCGGTCCTTCACTGTTTTCTTCTATAGGGAGAAACGTCACTGCTTGCCTAATGAAATCTGGATAAAGAAGGAGAATTAATCAGTGCAAGGTAAGGTGAGAGTATAGAGAAATATATCAGTGCAGATTGAGTAACTGAGACGTTACCTTTGACTATAATCTCTCTGCACAGGTTTGCTCCGCTGCTGTTTGAAGCTACTTTAGGTATAATGGTTCTGACCCCCACACTCCAGCTCTGCTGTTCACTCTCAGCAGCGCTGCGGTGAATAAACTGGAGAAGCTGGGTCAGGTCCTGGGCAGGAGTCCGGGTTAACAGTAGTGCCAGAGAGCGCTGAAGCCCCTCTGTGTTCACAGCCTCCTCATACCGCCCCTCCTTCACTCCACACAGCCGCTTATTCACCACATGGGGCTTCTGTATCCACACCTCACAGGCTGACCAGAACCCCGTCGCGCTGCATCTCACCTCAGGCCTTATCTCAAACAGTTTAGACATTAGACTTATTAATAAAACTCAACACAACCTTAAAGAAACTCCTCATAACATCCAGCACTGAACTTATGCTGCTCCAGGACTTTTATTATGTACACAACTCGAGCTACAGTAGAGGCAACAACTGGAgcgtttcaaaataaaagtctcctgcccATTAGTGTTGTAGCCAATGATCgacatatttacaaaaaaaataaaataaaatgtaaaacgcAACGCAAACGCAAAAAAGAAAGCCCAAAAAGTTACTATAAATacagatattttatataatatgtgtatttttatgatttaaacGTAATTTAGGCTGAGCGCATTTTCGCCACCATTCTAATACAatctaaacatatttttttgagctgactaaacactaaaatactcTTGATAAGAAAGCTTAATGAATTGTTCTTACCATACGTcacataataattatatttataaaaaaaatataaagtatttGTCAAAATGTTTGTTCTTACAGTAAAGTTTTAGTATACTGAACTATATAGTTTtagaatactaaaaatatttttatatagaaaATCAAAAATATAGTTTTTGTGCATTTACAGTAAGGTTTTAGTATACTAAATTATATAGCTtcagtaaattaaaaatatttgtaatatatataaattactacAAAAACAGTTTTGTgcatttataattaattatataaattacatAGATTTAGTatgctttaaatataatttttttgtatcaaaactactaaaaatatatttttgtgaattttgtccaagtccaggtccgggggtacctccctgaaattaatttttgccaCTTCGGATGTCTgctaaaattaattataatacaataattataataaatatacctTTTTACAAGGCGAAACATCGTTGTGTACACTAATGGCGTGTATAAAAACTTAACGCTGATTTTTACATTATAACGCTCATTACAGCATGTGTAACACGATTCTGGTTAACGTTTCTTGAAATGTTAGAGAAacgtttattatgtataaaaaatGAGCTACTTCCGCTGAGCGGACTTTTCAACTTTCACCCGAGTCCTGGTCCTTCCTCTTCCGTCTCGGTGAAATCAGGTATGGCGGTTTCTGCTCTGTCTCGAGATAAACGAAATGTTATCGAATGTAATCCTCGGGTTTAGCGAGTTTAACACAAACATTTTATACATGAATGAGTTGTTCACAGTATATTGAACCGAATCCGGGTAATATTGGCTCGCTACTCCGCCGGAGAGCTTGTGTATCTGTTTGTAACTGAGGCGTTGAATGTTGAGTGTGAGCTGGTGAGCCGGAGCCGGTGTAGACTGAAGGCCTCCTCCTGAGAGAGTGTGAATACTGTCGTTTAGCTGAAGCGGAGCCGCAAATAAAGATACCTCTGTAGGGTTTAAGGTGGTACAGTACAATGTCTTAGGTTAATATGACGTCTCTAAAGGTATCGTTAGGGGATTGAAAGGTTCAAGCCTCCCACAGCCGGGGCTTCAACCACTGGAGTAACAGTGTGTCTGTGGTAACTGTGTTCATGTGGATCCGCAGGTCAAGATGATGCAGCGCCTGACATACCGCCGTAGGTTATCCTACAACACCGCGTCCAACAGGAAAAGACTGTGAGTATTGTTAACATTATCTGTGTCTGCAGTGTcggtaccagtcagaagtttggacaccttctcattcagtgtctttgtaatttttctacattgtacattaatattaataagatGTAAACAATCAAGGGATACATATAGAAATACATAGTAAACATTAAAGTgttttggcctccacaatcctctgatctaaaccctAAAGCTGAGATTGATATTTGGGACaagctggagcacagagtaaaGAAAagtagcaactattgttcagcacctcctggaactcctttaagatgctgagcaaactgttccaggtgactctccctcatgaacaCCCTGAGGAAATGCCAAaattgtgcagatctgtcctcaaagctaaatttGGTACTTAGAagtatctaaagtataaaacattatgGAATTCTTCATGTTTCAGTAAATATCTAATATAAAACTTATAATGTAAACAATTTtgaaacaaagaaaacattaaatttaggagaggtgtccaaacttttgattggtgctGTATATTGCAAATATGAATAGGCTAGAGCTGCGGGATATCTGAAAAAACTTAAGATTTTGTCCTCTAATGtatcaatatttaaaaagtatgtattttagCATGCCTTTAGAAGTCAGTGAAGCAGCAGGTTCTGATTCTTTTAGTGTACAATATGGTAAAAAATGAATTAAGATaatctatagtgtgtgtgtgtgtgtgtatatgtgtgtgtatatgtatgtgtatatatgtgtgtgtgtgaaaagaaGAAAAACTCATCCTGACATGATTAGTGTGCATGCACGTTACAATGTAGATACTAAAACTGTATTGTGCATCTCATACATTTTTCCgttcttttcatttgttttctttattattgctATTGACAAGATATTTAACAATACTGATTTTCCTTTCCTACACTTTAAGGTCCCGAACTCCAGGTAACCGTGTAGTGTACCTCTACACTAAGAAAAATGGCAAGGTTCCCAAGTCAGCATGTGGAATCTGTCCTGGAAGACTGCGCGGAGTAAGTACAAAATCTCACTTTTTGTTGTCTTTGCTACCTTTGCAAAAAAACTGACTTTTTTGATGTTCTGTGTCGCTGTAAAGCTAATTTTCAATGTTACAGAACTGTTCTCTCATCAGATTGTTATGCATTAAAcagatcagttttttttaaaagcaaaataCATGTGTTCTTAATCAAGTGTGATTTAATTAGCTGGCGATCCAAATCAAATGTTAGGATGGAAGATTAGGGAACAATACTGTGAGCACCAAGGCATTTCTGTATTTCGTTTTTAAAATTTGTTCAAGAATGTCTAAAACTGATAGAACATTTCACAGCATGACAACAAACATCAAAAGATGGGGGTTACATTTAGACTAGGATAGATATTTTGGGTCTTGGAGGGATGGTCAACTCCTTCACTCCTAAGTAGCTGATGCTGTTGCATCTGCATCTGTTGCTgctcagtttgtgttggtcatcttcGTGTCGATTAGTGGTTACAGGACTGTTGTATTTGTGGTTTGTGGATTATTTAGTTAATCAGTGAgacaggtgtttaaaaactccagcagcactgctctaTCTGGTCCACTCATGCCAATGCAACACACATTACTAACatgccaccaccatgtcagtgtcactgcagtgacaACCTCTCAAATAACATTTTGCCTATGGTGGAAATTTGGACTTATGTCTGTTgtaaaacagggtgaaaggaggataaaaaTTCACAAACAGAAGGGCTACAGTCTGTATTTGTAAAACAACAAAGTAGTCCTGGATAGTCAGTGGTGCTGGAAAAAGTGGAAAGAGCATAGAAACAAGGTGGTAATGATATTATGACTGGACTTTGTTCATGTTTTGCAATTGTAGTAGCTTTTGATTTTTTGTTCAAGGCTATTGATGGATTGTACCTTTTTTGTTTGACACCTGCGGATTGAGTGTCTTTACTGTACTGTGTTTTGAACTTGAAGTGAGAAATAACTGGTAAATTATGTTTTGGCAGTGTCAAAATGACTGTTCACTGGggtacaaaaagcacttttttttttttagaattagatCGTAACACATCTGTTGAGGTACTTAGCTTTATGGACCATTTAATGGTGTTTTTTGGTTGCAGCGGCACAGTAATAGATGTGCCCAGTTTCAAGTCAAGCAGTGCTTTTGTTTCTtgaagctgattttaaaacactgtcttttttttagatttgaagACCTTTGgtctgtttaaaatatttaaattgctTTGCTTTTTCttgttaaatatttaatgaaGTGTGGTTGTAGACTAGATGTACTAGCActtttctgtgtgtatttgttcTTTGTGCAGTTTGCTAATGTTTGTTTCAATTTTAGATGTGCGCTGTGAGGCCACAGGTCCTGATGAGGCTCTCAAAGACCAAGAAGCATGTGAGCAGAGCCTATGGTGGTTCCATGTGCGCCAAATGTGTGCGTGACAGGTAAGGATTTAAAAATGCATCTTTGAAATGACTGACTTGCTCCTGgtgcatttttgtgtttttgaactTGTCTGGGGTACTTCTAAAAAAAACGGAATTGAAAATGAATACCTGAAGACTTTAGGTTGATGTTTTTTCATCAGGAAATAGGTGTTTTTCATGCATGTTTAAGGATAATGCAAGCACTTTGTATACATACAAGGTGTTAATTGAACTCTGGTGCCAATCATGAAGAGACATTTGTCATTCCAATTTACAATAAACTGTGTTGCGGTTTGTTTTTGATGAGAATATGATGCGACCCAACAGTCAGCTGTACACGGTTTGGCATTAAATGGCTGTGCAAGTGCAGTTTAAATCTCGTATATTGTCtcaattactacagctatgaacaaatgccatctctgctgtTGCTCTGCTAAATTTTAATTTGCACAGGACTGACCAATAGGCATAAAATATTTGgtttgtagtttgttttaacatgtttgGTGCAATgggcttttgtttgtttatatatgcATGGATTCAGAGAAGAGGAAAGACATAAGCAAGCCCCAGAGTTACTGTGGTACAATCAAGCTAGTAATGTTTCTGCTGTATTAATGCAAGTCCCAGCAGCTGAAGTCATGCAAAATTAACACTCCATTATCAGTTATGACCGTGGTCTTGAGAAGCATTGCATTGTCTTGGCATTTTAACACATGTCAATTGTCCTGGGGTCCCAACCCAagaaatgaaaataattaattttctGAAGCTTTACATATTTGATAGATGTTGAGCACATTTTGCTGGATTTGGCTATTTTTTTAGTTCAGGTTTACTTCAGTGAGGTAATGTGGTCAACAGCTAATACCTCTcaaataaatcaacatttaatttaaacattcaCTTTTATTTACCAAGACTAAATAAAAGCCTGTATGGCCAAACAATCTAATTTCAACCAGAAATGCTCTTAACTAAATCAAACACTGATTCAAGTAGGATTGGAAGGCCTGTCCAACAAAATGAACCAATTAGCCACTTTATGGCTAGATCTGCAGTATCTGAAAAACCTTTTTCTGTGCATTGTGAAGATGAATACTACAAACTGTTCATAAGGTTTTTCTCACATTTATTCATTGATTTTGCTGGATTCGTTTTCTGTCTCAAATCTCCAACTTTTAGGTGATTTGCTTAAGCTAAAATGAACTAATTTGATTCCCCTTTAACATTTTGTATAGTGACAACCTTATattagatattttttattttggtcttGTGCTTTTCATGTGCAAATTGTAATGCTTGACAGTGTGCTGTTTGGGTTGTAAAAAAATAACTGGCTGAGGGAGTGCAGCAGGTTTCTTACACAATGTCTTTGCATTTTATAGCTGATAAAAAAACAAGGATTTTCCTTGCAATAGAACTCAAATACTAGTTGTCATTCAATGAGAGAATTTACCCTTTCAGTTCCACACATCAGTTTGATTTCAGTTTGGTTAGTCACACTAATGATGACTGTAAATGCATTTGGCTTAAATCTTACCAGCACTTCACTTCAACAAATATAACATCTGACTTGAATTAAAGATGTCCAACATCAGATTATTTTGACCTGGAGCTGTTGGTGGCAGTAAATATTATGCTGAAAGGCCTATAACTATGAGGTGAAACCTTTTTATTAAAACAGGCTAATGCCTACAAATTAACCGGTCTAGCTAAGTTGCATGGAAAGTTAACTAGCCACACATTCATGCAGCACTCAAAATAATCAAGTTAATATTTAGCTAATGGTAATGTATTTGTTGGTTTTCTAACAAAGTTATTGTGGGTGAAGTATTGATCATTCTAGTGATGCATGTGTAATGTAGAGGTTAGTAATGATGGTCAGTGAGCAGAAAATATCAACATTGTATGAAGACTGAtgcaagcaaaataaaaaataaagctttgTGATATGTTAATGATCTGTAATTATTTCTAGAAAACATGTTTGGTAACTCTTGTTCCTTTTCTCCCTTTTCCCCTCAGGATCAAGCGTGCGTTCCTTATTGAGGAGCAGAAGATCGTCGTCAAAGTACTCAAAGCACAGGCACAGAGTCAGAAAACTAAGTAAATGTGTTTGTAactcaaaataaatgttttggaaACATGCATTTGTCTTACTATGCTCTCTGATATGTGATTTTTGTAAATCTTTATTTGGtgcaaaagtgcttttttgccatttaaatgcAAACTTTCAGATAGGCTTTTTTAGTAATGCATTTGAGCACGGTGCTCTAAAAGTTTCAGTATGTAGTATTTTCCTACATACCGTCCTGATGTGCTGTAGCCTCTATGGCTGGTTAGGAAAGAGGTGTTTTACAACTGTAAGTCACTGGTATTGGTAGATAATATTTATTGATCAGATATTGAAAAACCTAATTCTAGTGTTAACCTATTGACACTGAGGGTTGTTGTGTATGAGTAATTACCCTAACATGTGAACTATTTTAAGGTAAGTTACCAAGACTAAATAAAAGCTTGTATGACCAAACAATCTAATTTCAACCAGAGATGCTCTTAATTAAATCAACCATTGATTGAAGTATGACTGGAAGCTCAGTTTAAGGTTAAAGGCCCACCCTTCAACAAAATGAGCCAATGATAAATGCTACATTCTTTTCATAAGATTTTGTCACATTTTATCATTGAGTTTCAAATTTGTTAAAATGtaaagcagagagaaaaaaagtaatgtaaatgaAAAATCAAGTATCAGTGTGACGATTCTTTAAGGTATGACAATTGCCATATCTGCCAGAATACACGTGTTCTTTTTATGTAAGACGTCAATTGCTTCAGAGGAAGAACTAAAAGATAAAACTGAACTTGAGGGTTTGACCATAaaagtaaaatgcattttttagctAAAGACACTAAAATAAGCAAAGCCTTATTTTATAATAAAGCACTCGTCtagaaatacaaaagaaaaagcaGGAGTAGAAAAAAATGGTAACTTTTAAGCCACCTGTATTATTTTGCCACCTTTACATATTTTCTTGTTTGAATATTAAATACAAATTGTATCTGGATTGTTGGTTAAGATTATCTTATAAAAGGGGATTTTGTGCGCCTTCTGTGCCACTACAACCTAAGAAATGCAGTAAattatgtttaaaactgtttattgtaCCTGATTCATCTGGCTATCAGAATGATTACATTCATAATATGCatagtatacaaaatatataatgtacataGAAAGATAATCATTGTTGTGTTTGTTTGAGTGAGTGGTGCAAAAATAAATCTCGTTAAAAAAGACCAATCGGAGGCTCTGTAAGAACTAAGCCTGTAAAATAAGTGCACAATCGGACAACCAGCAACAGAGTGGTTGAAAagaatcactttttattttcaaaacATTCATTGTTTTAGTTAATTATTTACAGTTCATATACATCAAAAGTGGCAACCGCAGCTGTGAATTGTTCTGATGCCTGTAATTATTGCTGATGCACTTGGTCTATAACCCTAGGCCcaaattatttcatttaataaGTTATGAAATGTAGTCAAATAGGTGCATCTGTACAGTGTCTTTCCCTTGCTCTGGAAAAGTTGGTTTGTGTTTTAGAGATTTTCTGAGAGAACTCCATTACACAGCT is a genomic window containing:
- the rpl34 gene encoding 60S ribosomal protein L34 produces the protein MMQRLTYRRRLSYNTASNRKRLSRTPGNRVVYLYTKKNGKVPKSACGICPGRLRGMCAVRPQVLMRLSKTKKHVSRAYGGSMCAKCVRDRIKRAFLIEEQKIVVKVLKAQAQSQKTK